One region of Armigeres subalbatus isolate Guangzhou_Male chromosome 3, GZ_Asu_2, whole genome shotgun sequence genomic DNA includes:
- the LOC134220644 gene encoding inactive ubiquitin carboxyl-terminal hydrolase MINDY-4B isoform X1 produces the protein MSKLKLVGGRPITMDEAIELRQTVFGSAASPPRGEWTRTGINFGAANGVRHPATLFEYPYGLRTPRNATRGMQSVLQAFIIKHFIFDVKPRDKSVPLEELLKPTEAEQAQALYLAISDILWNIGEKTKAIFTLPGEASHIPHSHVYFQDNVTEKLYFFEFTTLDELQIFAKRYLPYFTENPGPGALLLLYSAVVTRGMENLRNDLDAPKGAHLMGPYEEGSLNIVTLLLTGRATPYLHNGVVYVGDEDHYALPQFGILGRGSIGLLVWEGENEAMRSASRQPGSRLKTPATPVWVSCCCGHFGVLFNSNRELLRNYHAEKRFELHYYTLAGCYLSMTVDNRQQEEGVDDGQEDGERKQNDMVSTPLERLIHTKWMEAKITYHGPLPASLNF, from the exons GAGCTGCGTCAAACAGTATTCGGTTCAGCCGCCAGCCCTCCCCGAGGCGAGTGGACCCGCACCGGGATCAACTTCGGTGCCGCAAATGGAGTACGCCATCCGGCAACACTTTTT GAATATCCGTACGGCTTACGAACCCCCCGCAATGCCACCCGGGGTATGCAATCGGTGCTGCAGGCATTCATCATCAAGCATTTCATATTCGACGTCAAGCCTAGAGATAAGTCTGTGcctctggaagaacttctgaagccCACTGAGGCCGAACAGGCACAAGCTCTATATCTAGCTATTTCGGATATCCTATGgaacattggtgaaaaaaccaAAGCGATTTTCACACTACCGGGTGAAGCATCACACATCCCGCACAGTCACGTGTATTTCCAGGACAACGTCACGGAGAAGCTGTACTTCTTCGAGTTCACAACACTGGATGAGCTACAGATCTTTGCCAAGCGTTACCTGCCCTAC TTCACCGAGAACCCGGGACCAGGTGCCCTACTGCTACTGTACAGCGCCGTTGTGACGCGTGGCATGGAGAATCTTAGGAACGATTTAGACGCACCAAAGGGAGCACATTTAATGGGTCCGTATGAAGAAGGATCACTAAATATAGTCACTTTGTTGCTGACAGGCCGTGCCACGCCGTATTTGCACAACGGTGTTGTATACGTTGGCGACGAGGATCACTAC gCTCTGCCACAATTCGGCATTCTGGGCCGAGGGTCCATCGGTTTACTGGTATGGGAAGGCGAGAACGAAGCTATGCGATCGGCATCGCGTCAGCCCGGCTCACGTCTGAAAACACCGGCCACTCCCGTCTGGGTTAGCTGCTGTTGCGGTCACTTCGGTGTGCTGTTCAATTCGAACCGAGAACTGCTACGGAACTACCACGCCGAAAAGCGATTCGAGCTCCACTACTACACTTTGGCAGGATGCTATTTATCGATGACGGTTGATAATCGTCAGCAGGAGGAAGGCGTCGACGACGGACAGGAAGACGGAGAACGGAAGCAGAACGACATGGTATCGACACCGTTGGAGCGTTTGATCCACACCAAGTGGATGGAGGCCAAGATCACGTATCATGGACCTCTACCGGCATCATTGAACTTTTAA
- the LOC134220644 gene encoding inactive ubiquitin carboxyl-terminal hydrolase MINDY-4B isoform X2: protein MSKLKLVGGRPITMDEAIELRQTVFGSAASPPRGEWTRTGINFGAANGEYPYGLRTPRNATRGMQSVLQAFIIKHFIFDVKPRDKSVPLEELLKPTEAEQAQALYLAISDILWNIGEKTKAIFTLPGEASHIPHSHVYFQDNVTEKLYFFEFTTLDELQIFAKRYLPYFTENPGPGALLLLYSAVVTRGMENLRNDLDAPKGAHLMGPYEEGSLNIVTLLLTGRATPYLHNGVVYVGDEDHYALPQFGILGRGSIGLLVWEGENEAMRSASRQPGSRLKTPATPVWVSCCCGHFGVLFNSNRELLRNYHAEKRFELHYYTLAGCYLSMTVDNRQQEEGVDDGQEDGERKQNDMVSTPLERLIHTKWMEAKITYHGPLPASLNF from the exons GAGCTGCGTCAAACAGTATTCGGTTCAGCCGCCAGCCCTCCCCGAGGCGAGTGGACCCGCACCGGGATCAACTTCGGTGCCGCAAATGGA GAATATCCGTACGGCTTACGAACCCCCCGCAATGCCACCCGGGGTATGCAATCGGTGCTGCAGGCATTCATCATCAAGCATTTCATATTCGACGTCAAGCCTAGAGATAAGTCTGTGcctctggaagaacttctgaagccCACTGAGGCCGAACAGGCACAAGCTCTATATCTAGCTATTTCGGATATCCTATGgaacattggtgaaaaaaccaAAGCGATTTTCACACTACCGGGTGAAGCATCACACATCCCGCACAGTCACGTGTATTTCCAGGACAACGTCACGGAGAAGCTGTACTTCTTCGAGTTCACAACACTGGATGAGCTACAGATCTTTGCCAAGCGTTACCTGCCCTAC TTCACCGAGAACCCGGGACCAGGTGCCCTACTGCTACTGTACAGCGCCGTTGTGACGCGTGGCATGGAGAATCTTAGGAACGATTTAGACGCACCAAAGGGAGCACATTTAATGGGTCCGTATGAAGAAGGATCACTAAATATAGTCACTTTGTTGCTGACAGGCCGTGCCACGCCGTATTTGCACAACGGTGTTGTATACGTTGGCGACGAGGATCACTAC gCTCTGCCACAATTCGGCATTCTGGGCCGAGGGTCCATCGGTTTACTGGTATGGGAAGGCGAGAACGAAGCTATGCGATCGGCATCGCGTCAGCCCGGCTCACGTCTGAAAACACCGGCCACTCCCGTCTGGGTTAGCTGCTGTTGCGGTCACTTCGGTGTGCTGTTCAATTCGAACCGAGAACTGCTACGGAACTACCACGCCGAAAAGCGATTCGAGCTCCACTACTACACTTTGGCAGGATGCTATTTATCGATGACGGTTGATAATCGTCAGCAGGAGGAAGGCGTCGACGACGGACAGGAAGACGGAGAACGGAAGCAGAACGACATGGTATCGACACCGTTGGAGCGTTTGATCCACACCAAGTGGATGGAGGCCAAGATCACGTATCATGGACCTCTACCGGCATCATTGAACTTTTAA
- the LOC134220644 gene encoding inactive ubiquitin carboxyl-terminal hydrolase MINDY-4B isoform X3, protein MQSVLQAFIIKHFIFDVKPRDKSVPLEELLKPTEAEQAQALYLAISDILWNIGEKTKAIFTLPGEASHIPHSHVYFQDNVTEKLYFFEFTTLDELQIFAKRYLPYFTENPGPGALLLLYSAVVTRGMENLRNDLDAPKGAHLMGPYEEGSLNIVTLLLTGRATPYLHNGVVYVGDEDHYALPQFGILGRGSIGLLVWEGENEAMRSASRQPGSRLKTPATPVWVSCCCGHFGVLFNSNRELLRNYHAEKRFELHYYTLAGCYLSMTVDNRQQEEGVDDGQEDGERKQNDMVSTPLERLIHTKWMEAKITYHGPLPASLNF, encoded by the exons ATGCAATCGGTGCTGCAGGCATTCATCATCAAGCATTTCATATTCGACGTCAAGCCTAGAGATAAGTCTGTGcctctggaagaacttctgaagccCACTGAGGCCGAACAGGCACAAGCTCTATATCTAGCTATTTCGGATATCCTATGgaacattggtgaaaaaaccaAAGCGATTTTCACACTACCGGGTGAAGCATCACACATCCCGCACAGTCACGTGTATTTCCAGGACAACGTCACGGAGAAGCTGTACTTCTTCGAGTTCACAACACTGGATGAGCTACAGATCTTTGCCAAGCGTTACCTGCCCTAC TTCACCGAGAACCCGGGACCAGGTGCCCTACTGCTACTGTACAGCGCCGTTGTGACGCGTGGCATGGAGAATCTTAGGAACGATTTAGACGCACCAAAGGGAGCACATTTAATGGGTCCGTATGAAGAAGGATCACTAAATATAGTCACTTTGTTGCTGACAGGCCGTGCCACGCCGTATTTGCACAACGGTGTTGTATACGTTGGCGACGAGGATCACTAC gCTCTGCCACAATTCGGCATTCTGGGCCGAGGGTCCATCGGTTTACTGGTATGGGAAGGCGAGAACGAAGCTATGCGATCGGCATCGCGTCAGCCCGGCTCACGTCTGAAAACACCGGCCACTCCCGTCTGGGTTAGCTGCTGTTGCGGTCACTTCGGTGTGCTGTTCAATTCGAACCGAGAACTGCTACGGAACTACCACGCCGAAAAGCGATTCGAGCTCCACTACTACACTTTGGCAGGATGCTATTTATCGATGACGGTTGATAATCGTCAGCAGGAGGAAGGCGTCGACGACGGACAGGAAGACGGAGAACGGAAGCAGAACGACATGGTATCGACACCGTTGGAGCGTTTGATCCACACCAAGTGGATGGAGGCCAAGATCACGTATCATGGACCTCTACCGGCATCATTGAACTTTTAA